The Paraburkholderia sabiae nucleotide sequence CGGCAAACGCAACCTGCTCCTTGCCATGCAGCAGCTCATGCGCCACCGTGATGTCGTGCACGTTGGCCGCAGGCGAAGGGGCTGATGCGCATCTCGGGGTCTCGCGTGCCGGGCTTCTTCGTCGAATTGGGCGTGCTCTCGTCAGGCAGCCGCGTCATGCCCGTGCCCAGCAGGGCGAACTCCCGATACAGCGGTATGTCGTGTAGCGCCTCCTCCATCGCCGGGTCCGACAGAATGAACCAAATGGTATGGACGCCTCCCCCTGACGGCCGTTGACCAGGGAAGGTCGAATGCCCGACTTTCTCAATCCAGCTCCATGGATTTCGTGAAGCACGACGGCCTGGTCATGAAAGGCGGAAGATCAAGGGGTTCATCGAAGACAACGAGGAGATTGCGATGATTTCCAGCAAAACCGTTGTTGGTGTTGACATCGCGAAGCGCGTCTTTCAACTGCACTGGGTCGAGCCCGACACTGGAGAAGTCGTAAGCCGCCAGCTCAAACGCGATAGATTCCTGGAATACTTCACCAACCGATCCCCGTGTCTGATCGGTATGGAAGCTTGCGGAGGGTCGCAGCACTGGGCGAGGCAGCTCACGGCGCTCGGTCACGAAGTCAAGTTGATGCCCGCCTGCTGGGTGAAACCATTCTGTGGCAGCAACAAAAGTGATGCGCAGGATGCGCGAGCGATCTGGTCCGCGGTACAGCAGCCCGGAGCCAAGACTGTCGCGGTAAAAACTGAGGCGCAGCAGGCAGTGCTGGCGCTTCACCGCATCCGTCAACAGCTGGTCAAGTTTCGTACAGCCCAGATAAATGGGCTTCGAGGCTTGCTTACTGAGTACGGTGAAATCATGCCGCTCGGCCGGGCCGCTTTGGCGAAGGGTGTGGTTGCCGCCTTCGAGCGGATCGCCGAGCGACTCCCCGCAGTGTTAATCGACACCTTCCGCGAGCAGTGGTCACGCATCGCGACGCTCGACGACCAGATCAACGAAATTGAACGACGACTTCAGGTGTGGCATAGAAATGACGCATCAAGTCGTCGCATCGCCGAGATTCCCGGCGTCGGATTACTGACGGCGACTGCCGCCATTGCATCGATCGGTGATCCCAGGGCGTTCAACTCCGGCCGCGAACTTGCAGCATGGCTGGGCCTTGTTCCACGGCAAAGTGGAACAGGCGGTCGGCTACGCTTGCTAGGCATCAGCAAGCATGGCGACACCTACTTGCGAACTCTGTTAATCCACGGCGCGAGGTCGGTACTCACCCATAGCAAGGCGCCACCCACGTGGGCAACGAAACTGGCGCAACGCCGACCACAGAATGTCGCGATTGTTGCGCTGGCCAACAAGATGGCCCGTACGATCTGGGCACTGCTGGCACACGAGCGAAGGTATCAACGGGACTTTGTCAGTAAGCCGACCGTTCCCTAAATAAACCCGATTCGGTATCCGTATTCAATCTCAACAGTTGCGCAAGGTACGACAACGAATGATGGCAAACAGGTCAGACCGTGACACGCCAAGCCTGCATGCAGCAGAGGACTCCGAGTCCATGAACCAAATGAGGCGCGAGTCAGCGAATCCCATCAGGGCCAACAGGCATATGCCTCGACAACAGGCTGATGGTATGGACTCCCGCCCCCTTCGGGGCGACACTGATCTCACCAATTTCCGGGAGAACATCTATGCCTGCGCTCACCATTGGTCTCGATATTGCGAAGAACGTATTCCAGGTTTATGGCGTCGATCGTGGTGGCAGACCTGTCATACAGCGGAAGCTCCGTCGAGCAGATGTGTTGAAGTTCTTCTCGAAACTGGAACGAAGCCTGATCGGCATCGAAGCGTGTCATGGTTCGCACTTCTGGGCCCGTGAACTGAGCTCGCAAGGGCATACGGTGCGCCTTCTGCCAACGCAATATGTGAAACCCTTTCTGGTCGGTGGCAAGAACGATGCGAATGACGCTTCGGCCATCTGCGCGGCGGTGTCACGACCTGGCATTCATCCGGTACCGATCAAAAGCGCTGAACAGCAGTCACTGCAGTCGGTTCATCGTATGCGTGAGCGGCTCGTTCACGAGCGAACAGCGAAATCAAACCAGATACGAAGCATGTTTGCCGAAGAGGGGTTCATCTTTCCAATGGGTATCGTTCATTTAAGACAGGGTGTCGTGGCACTCGTGAATGATGCTGATGCCCGCATCACGATCCTGCTTCGACGGCTTGGCTCAATGTACATCGAACAGTTGGCAGCGTTACAGCGATGGATCGACGAACTCGCTTCCGAGATTGCCGAGATATTCAAACGCAATGAAAGCTGCCAGCGTCTCGCTACGGTACCCGGGATTGGACCGCTCGTAGCAACCGCATTGTTCAGCGGCGTCGGAGATCCACAGCAGTTCAGGAACGGGCGGCAGTTCGCAGCGTGGTTGGGTCTGACGCCCAGGCAGCGATCAAGCGGTGGCAAGTCAAAGCTGGGCAGCATCACAAAGCATGGCGACACCTATCTCCGCACCCTGCTGGTCCAGGGCGCGCGCGCTGTAATGCGCTTTGTAGACCGTCGTGACGACCGACATAGTCGCTGGATCAAAGCTGTGATGCAGCGCCGCCACGTGAGCATCGCTGCAATCGCGCTCGCGAACAAGACGGCGCGAATTGCGTGGGCAATACTGACGAGCAATGACAGCTTCAGGCTGGCGTAGCTCGCTTGTAACGCATCGAAGTAATTTCACTCCATCCACGATTGCGCAAGAAGCGGCAAGCATGGCGAACCGGTCGGACCGGCGCTTGTAGATCCTGATATATCCGGCGGCTGCATCAAGAAGCCAGGAGGCCGATGAGGGACAAGCGCGCAAACGTCCATGATGGCTCGTGCCGATGGCCGGCACATAAAAAGCCGAATGTACGGACGCAGTCGAGACCTTCAAAATGCACACCGATCTTGCTCATAGGCGGGAGTCCATGTACGGATATAAAACCGCAATCTGATCACGTTTGACAGCATCGATGCCGGCCCTTGGCAAACAGGAGGCGTCCATATAACTGCTGCATGAAGTGAATGCGCAGCATCGTCGCGACCGGAAACGGTGGGCGGCCTGTCCTGCCCTTGGGGTAGTGCGGCTCGATGAGCGCGATCAGTTGCTGCCACGGCACCACACGGGTCATCTCATCTAGAAACTCGCGCTTGCGCGTGCGCTTCGTCGACAGATCCAGACCAAGACCAAGCTGTGTCATCTCGCCGCTCCTTGAAGTATCCCCATCCCAGGATAGTTCACGCTCACGTCAGTGCCAGGACTTTTGCAGAGATTCCAAGGCAATATGGACTGCCGTTCATCAACCTGGAATGCGGACTGTCGCAGCGAAGACAGAAGACCAACAAGCGATGCTGAGCTTGCACCGCATGCGCTCGCAACTCATCAAGTTTCGAACGATGCAGGTGAACCAGCTCCGCGGGTTTCTCTACGAATTTGGCGTGACATTTCGTACCGGACGTGCGGCAGGGCTTGCGGAAGTAAGGCAGCGCATGGCGGAACTAGAAGATGCAATTCCAGCGTCGATCATGCGCAATCTCCAGGACCAGTTGCGTCGTATCAACGCGTTCGAAGATGATATCGACCAGCTCGAGAAGCGCATTGGTGCTTGGCAGAAAGAGGAAGCGGCATGTCGCGCCATTTCCGAGGTGCCCGGCATCGGCAGACTGACTGCAACGGCCCTGGTAGCAACAATCGGAGATGCGAAGACCTTCAGGTCAGGTCGGGAGTTCGCTGCATTCCTCGGCTTAGTTCCCCGACAAACCGGTACGGGCGGCAAGGTTCGATTGGGCTCCATCTCGAAGCGAGGTGACCCGTACCTGCGCACACTGCTGATTCATGGAGCCCGCTCAGTCCTGTGTCACACGAAGTTACCAACGGCATGGCAGAAAGGAATTCAGGAGCGGCGGCCCGCCAACGTGGCAGCCGTTGCTCTGGCGAACAAGATTGCTCGAACGGCCTGGGCAATACTGGCCCATGACAGCAGTTACGAAGCGCACCACGTCAGCGTAAGACCAGCTTAACTGTATGAGACTCTGAACCGGTAGGTTGCTATGGTTGATTCTTCGTGATGGCAAAACAGGTCGGACCGCAGGAACGCAAACCTGAACACGCCCTTGTGCCTGAAGCACGTGGCCGAGATGAGGACGTTCCTGGCGCATTCCATCAGGGCTCGCGGCTTCGGCTCGCGTAAAGCTGATGGTATGGACTCCCGCCCCCTTCGGGGCGACACTGATCTCACCAATTTCCGG carries:
- a CDS encoding IS110 family RNA-guided transposase, with protein sequence MISSKTVVGVDIAKRVFQLHWVEPDTGEVVSRQLKRDRFLEYFTNRSPCLIGMEACGGSQHWARQLTALGHEVKLMPACWVKPFCGSNKSDAQDARAIWSAVQQPGAKTVAVKTEAQQAVLALHRIRQQLVKFRTAQINGLRGLLTEYGEIMPLGRAALAKGVVAAFERIAERLPAVLIDTFREQWSRIATLDDQINEIERRLQVWHRNDASSRRIAEIPGVGLLTATAAIASIGDPRAFNSGRELAAWLGLVPRQSGTGGRLRLLGISKHGDTYLRTLLIHGARSVLTHSKAPPTWATKLAQRRPQNVAIVALANKMARTIWALLAHERRYQRDFVSKPTVP
- a CDS encoding IS110 family RNA-guided transposase — translated: MPALTIGLDIAKNVFQVYGVDRGGRPVIQRKLRRADVLKFFSKLERSLIGIEACHGSHFWARELSSQGHTVRLLPTQYVKPFLVGGKNDANDASAICAAVSRPGIHPVPIKSAEQQSLQSVHRMRERLVHERTAKSNQIRSMFAEEGFIFPMGIVHLRQGVVALVNDADARITILLRRLGSMYIEQLAALQRWIDELASEIAEIFKRNESCQRLATVPGIGPLVATALFSGVGDPQQFRNGRQFAAWLGLTPRQRSSGGKSKLGSITKHGDTYLRTLLVQGARAVMRFVDRRDDRHSRWIKAVMQRRHVSIAAIALANKTARIAWAILTSNDSFRLA